A genomic stretch from Chitinophaga agri includes:
- a CDS encoding ABC transporter ATP-binding protein yields MLQAIALTKRFGRHTALHALDLTVQKCEIYCLLGPNGAGKTTTINCFLGFLKPTEGSALVNGIDVVASVNEARRHIAYIPETVMLYPHLTGLENLVFFHSLTGKHLHRDHYTELLYDAGVPENAVNRSVKTYSKGMRQKVGIAIATAKGAAALLLDEPTSGLDPHASNEFSALLRRFSDEGRAVLMATHDLYRAREVASHIGIMKNGRLITSMEADAVDHYTLEHIYMEHMRTV; encoded by the coding sequence ATGTTGCAAGCTATTGCGCTGACCAAAAGATTTGGCCGGCATACAGCGCTGCATGCGCTTGACCTTACTGTACAAAAATGTGAAATATACTGTTTGCTGGGACCTAATGGTGCAGGCAAGACGACTACCATCAACTGCTTCCTTGGCTTCCTCAAGCCAACGGAAGGCAGTGCCCTGGTCAATGGCATTGATGTTGTAGCGTCAGTTAACGAAGCCAGACGGCATATTGCCTACATTCCGGAAACAGTCATGCTATATCCGCACCTGACAGGACTGGAAAATCTTGTATTCTTTCACTCACTGACGGGTAAGCATCTCCATCGCGATCACTATACTGAATTACTGTATGATGCTGGTGTACCCGAAAATGCTGTCAACAGAAGCGTTAAAACATACTCCAAAGGTATGCGTCAGAAAGTGGGTATTGCTATTGCTACCGCCAAGGGTGCAGCGGCCCTCCTGCTGGATGAACCTACCTCCGGACTGGATCCGCATGCAAGTAACGAATTCTCTGCACTTCTCCGGCGCTTTAGTGATGAAGGACGGGCCGTACTAATGGCTACACACGATCTGTACCGTGCCAGAGAAGTAGCCTCACATATAGGTATTATGAAAAACGGACGGCTGATCACCTCAATGGAAGCAGATGCAGTTGATCACTATACCCTGGAACACATCTATATGGAGCACATGCGCACCGTCTGA
- a CDS encoding DUF3526 domain-containing protein, with translation MLLLLTTKEWLTGLRTYTLPAALLIMILLMGIAFARTHHQAAQTMRARQTANLHFRQQWEQLQTGDPHSAAHFGTYIFKPVSLLSSFDNGMEHFTGSSLRIEAHQQHSMATPALRVADTYLRFGALTPANVLLLFLPLLIIFACYNSYLQEKSTGTLKLLLIQGSTQTHIIRSKVKYQLTAINGILLVSLLMYLPLLFISDLYTTTISTYMRLLLLILIYAIYVSIFVLLAVAVSAFARNARQSLLLLTGIWLCWNIMVPRLGAGIAAEQYPLPSRYWLQEKIEKAIKTGIDGHSSREQRQQQVIDATLQQYHAESIEQLPVNLNAILMQASEDYTQMVYDTYAAKTDSIIQAQNTFNSYLAFIDPYMAVHSISMDLCGTGYLQQQHFYKAASAYRNDFIRRLNHLLATASQQEDAQQVAATTAFYRTMPAFQYTPPELGFVLQHQWPMIAALLAWLIISICLLQIITHYASVE, from the coding sequence ATGTTGCTACTACTCACAACCAAAGAGTGGCTGACGGGACTGCGTACCTATACGCTACCTGCCGCCCTGCTCATAATGATACTGCTGATGGGTATTGCCTTTGCGCGGACACATCACCAGGCGGCCCAGACTATGCGGGCACGTCAGACTGCCAATCTGCATTTCCGGCAGCAATGGGAACAACTGCAAACCGGTGATCCGCATAGTGCGGCTCATTTTGGTACCTATATATTTAAACCGGTGTCCCTGCTGAGCAGCTTTGATAACGGAATGGAACACTTTACAGGTTCTTCCTTACGTATTGAGGCGCACCAGCAGCATAGCATGGCCACTCCTGCATTACGGGTTGCGGACACATATCTTCGTTTCGGAGCACTCACGCCTGCTAACGTACTATTGCTCTTCCTGCCGCTGCTGATCATCTTTGCCTGCTACAATAGTTACCTGCAGGAAAAAAGCACCGGAACATTAAAACTACTCCTCATTCAGGGATCCACACAGACACATATTATCCGGAGTAAAGTAAAATATCAGCTCACCGCCATTAACGGAATACTGCTGGTGAGTTTACTGATGTATCTTCCTTTACTGTTCATAAGTGATCTGTATACAACAACTATCTCCACCTACATGCGGTTGCTGTTATTGATCCTTATCTATGCCATCTACGTCAGCATCTTTGTACTACTGGCAGTAGCTGTATCTGCATTCGCGCGGAACGCCCGGCAATCACTTCTCCTGCTGACAGGTATCTGGCTTTGCTGGAATATCATGGTGCCACGCCTGGGCGCTGGTATAGCTGCGGAACAATACCCTTTACCCTCCCGGTACTGGCTACAGGAAAAAATAGAGAAAGCGATCAAAACCGGCATTGATGGTCACTCTTCCCGGGAACAACGGCAACAACAGGTCATTGATGCAACACTCCAACAATACCATGCTGAAAGTATAGAGCAGCTTCCCGTGAACCTGAACGCCATTCTCATGCAAGCCAGCGAAGACTATACACAAATGGTCTATGATACCTATGCCGCCAAAACAGATAGCATTATACAGGCTCAGAATACGTTTAACTCTTACCTGGCCTTTATTGATCCCTATATGGCCGTCCATAGTATATCTATGGATCTGTGTGGTACTGGTTATCTACAGCAACAGCACTTTTATAAAGCCGCCAGCGCTTACAGGAATGACTTCATACGGCGGCTGAATCACCTGCTTGCAACAGCGAGTCAGCAGGAAGATGCGCAGCAGGTAGCAGCCACCACCGCATTCTACCGTACTATGCCAGCTTTTCAATACACACCGCCGGAGCTTGGATTCGTGCTACAGCATCAATGGCCTATGATAGCGGCCTTACTGGCATGGCTGATAATTTCTATTTGCCTGTTACAAATTATCACACACTATGCGAGCGTTGAATAA
- a CDS encoding multidrug effflux MFS transporter, with protein MQNNRNTIIIILGLLIALSPFSIDMYLPAFPGIAASLHTDMAHVGYSLTSYYAGLCTGQLIYGILIDRFGRKKPLYAGLLIYLLAALACAFSVHINMLITVRLFMALGGCAGMVASRAMVRDLFPAKDTAKVLSTLVLVMGVAPIIAPTLGSMVNTLAGWRWVFGIMGLISLGLILAAYTLLPETQKADPGVSMRLKDILPEYNAVLKNKTFLVYTFAGGISYAGLYAYIAGSPFVFMHKFGFSDTAYSWAFALNACGLISGSQINRVLLKKYESLIITYYAGIALFITGLLLLVTTTLNIAGAPLTLCLTFSFLFCLGFINPNATALALQPFTAAAGRASAVLGAIQMIAGVVASWLVSFLFNGTAVVMAGVMFGCTTLTLLLLIAFGKKRLISHTLQTA; from the coding sequence ATGCAAAACAACCGTAACACTATTATCATCATCCTGGGACTGCTCATTGCGCTCAGTCCGTTCTCGATCGACATGTACCTGCCTGCCTTCCCCGGTATCGCCGCCTCCCTGCATACGGATATGGCACATGTCGGATATTCGCTTACGAGCTATTATGCGGGCCTTTGTACCGGTCAACTGATATATGGCATCCTGATCGATCGTTTCGGGCGTAAAAAACCGCTGTATGCCGGTTTACTGATCTACCTGCTGGCGGCACTGGCCTGTGCTTTTTCGGTTCATATCAATATGCTGATAACCGTACGCCTGTTCATGGCACTGGGCGGTTGTGCAGGCATGGTGGCCAGCAGGGCTATGGTACGGGACCTGTTCCCCGCAAAAGATACCGCGAAGGTCCTGTCAACACTGGTACTCGTCATGGGCGTAGCCCCTATCATCGCACCCACCCTTGGCAGTATGGTGAATACACTGGCCGGCTGGAGATGGGTATTTGGCATTATGGGGCTTATTTCACTGGGATTGATCCTGGCCGCCTATACATTATTGCCGGAGACCCAAAAAGCCGATCCCGGGGTCTCTATGCGCCTGAAAGACATCTTGCCCGAGTACAATGCTGTACTGAAAAATAAAACCTTCCTGGTATACACCTTCGCAGGTGGTATCAGCTACGCGGGGCTGTATGCGTATATAGCCGGTTCTCCCTTTGTATTCATGCATAAATTTGGCTTCAGTGACACGGCTTACAGCTGGGCCTTCGCATTAAATGCCTGTGGACTCATATCCGGTAGCCAGATCAACCGGGTGCTGCTGAAGAAATATGAGAGTCTGATAATTACCTATTACGCTGGTATTGCCCTGTTTATAACAGGTCTACTACTGCTGGTCACCACCACGCTGAACATAGCCGGTGCGCCACTCACCCTGTGCCTGACGTTCAGTTTCCTTTTCTGCCTTGGTTTCATCAATCCGAATGCGACTGCCCTGGCACTACAGCCTTTCACAGCAGCAGCAGGGAGAGCATCCGCTGTATTAGGCGCTATACAGATGATCGCAGGCGTTGTGGCCTCCTGGCTGGTCAGCTTTTTATTCAATGGTACGGCTGTTGTAATGGCAGGTGTCATGTTCGGATGTACAACACTCACTTTATTGCTGCTGATAGCCTTCGGTAAGAAACGACTGATCAGTCATACTTTGCAGACAGCTTAG
- a CDS encoding helix-turn-helix domain-containing protein, with amino-acid sequence MKRIDKYEGLYGERAPKPETGYLYSELLCTRSREYDWYIEPHVHPALYQLFFVEIGHFTFFEADRQRRLAAPCLILIPPMALHGFDYESKADGHILTLSDVMVDTLFPGETLTPMLTGIRCFNDFSGPYTATAIQALMQAVGIELFNDQPEKQLMLRACLQQLFLAVYRMWQYSQQTATQSDNHSLGYFRKFQQRIREAGTTQSIAALAKELGITPVHLNRICKEVAGRSAGQLVQDHLLEEAKKYLRYTSYSISEIAYLLNFEYPNYFARFFRKHTGMTPGAFREHQA; translated from the coding sequence ATGAAGCGTATCGATAAATATGAAGGATTGTATGGGGAACGTGCACCGAAACCTGAGACAGGTTACCTGTATTCAGAACTGCTGTGTACCCGTAGCCGGGAATACGACTGGTATATTGAGCCGCATGTTCATCCTGCGTTATACCAGCTGTTTTTTGTGGAAATTGGTCATTTTACCTTCTTCGAGGCGGACCGGCAGCGACGGCTGGCAGCCCCCTGTCTGATACTGATCCCGCCCATGGCCCTGCATGGATTTGACTATGAGTCGAAGGCCGACGGGCATATTCTGACATTGTCGGACGTGATGGTCGATACCCTGTTTCCCGGAGAGACGTTAACGCCGATGCTCACCGGTATACGTTGTTTCAATGATTTCAGTGGTCCCTATACGGCTACAGCTATACAGGCACTGATGCAGGCGGTAGGCATTGAATTGTTCAATGATCAGCCGGAAAAGCAGCTGATGTTACGTGCCTGTCTGCAGCAGCTTTTTCTGGCAGTTTACCGGATGTGGCAATATTCACAGCAAACCGCGACACAGTCAGATAATCATTCGCTGGGATACTTCCGTAAATTCCAGCAACGCATCAGGGAAGCGGGTACAACGCAAAGTATTGCGGCGTTGGCAAAAGAACTGGGCATTACACCTGTACATCTGAACCGCATTTGTAAAGAGGTAGCCGGAAGATCAGCAGGACAACTGGTGCAGGACCATCTGCTTGAAGAGGCGAAAAAATACCTTCGCTATACTTCTTATTCAATATCAGAAATCGCTTATCTGTTGAATTTTGAATATCCCAATTACTTTGCACGTTTCTTCAGAAAACATACTGGTATGACGCCGGGTGCATTCAGGGAGCATCAGGCATAG